A genomic region of Xanthomonas fragariae contains the following coding sequences:
- a CDS encoding RHS repeat-associated core domain-containing protein: MSTAAKHFDPQLGIDIHMYGVPPCPLPTPHIGIVLDPFDYLPFLGATVTVNGVKRATAGTGGLDIHIPLGVWAPELALPMGPQFDGEEIFMGSKTVTADGDPFSRLAVPVLDCNLAGLIPPFRFKKPKKPLRSLLLPTGINVAIPSNVQVGGPLTVSWMTLGLHAGFAALGALRRSKLGVRAAEAFKGLRQRVFKHMDSGFLKCKVLRAEPVDIRDGSVSVQHEDFAIPGRLPLAWSRGYGSARGEEAGACGHGWQTPADIRLEIDADGVVLFHDGHSVAVFPQLPDADGAPVFEFVDGARLLREGADLLVRTKSDLRYRFGDAPAAGVGVLPRAQTLPIAQVEDACGNHWRFERGDGHLVRIVERGVDGLQGRFIEVQSRHGRIDRLQLHDPATGLTHPLVAYRYVEGDLVAAEDALGVPRTFAYRQHRMVRHTDRVGLSFHYAYDAQWRVVHAWGDGGLYDYRFAYDALLRETQVTDSLGHVSLVKFDEHRLPLCEIDALDGVTVFAYDAVGRTVAVTDAEGLRTEFDYDARGNLLRLRRPDGSTLHQVYDEDDRLLSVTDPGGHAWHQVHDARGLLQSQTDPLGATTHYDYDAQGLLVAQRNPRGAQTALGYDRYGLLASLRDALGHESRYAHDALGRLHRQIDPLGQATHYDYDAKGRLLRIRSADGGQVQCDYDAEGQLVRYVDEAGAQTRLHYVGIGQIGKRVQPDGHTVEYRYDSEEQLVAVINQRGERYELKRDALGRIVEETDYWGQSRHYQYDACGRLTATIDPLGQRIGFATDPLGRIVKKTLPDVRAPGQQVQEQFAYDARGQLVELRNRHRTATRRFDALGQLLEEVQDGFRVGYGYDAVGNRVLRETSAGNRIAFGYDLRDQVVEVAINDDAPIAIERDALGRTTREQLSAHVQRQFQYDGRSLLTAQSVLKDAVPLFETTYDYDRAGNLTHRRDSVQGVDEYRYDVLGRLLQHTDPKGRIERFFNDPAGDRLATRVQQVQLRKVAGGDDDQQVQWTREGSYAGVHYVFDRAGDLIRKGSPTGPQPDDLELLWDANHRLAESRKAGQATHYGYDPLGRRVFKRNQTHTTWFYWDGDALLGEVKQAHDEPDAARVWVGNVADLIEAKRRKEKLAKLHERTREYVYYPDTFMPLALIEKELRSVRGGMGAVSAAIPENTALAVPAKPNAAVPVDHSLPLPPTTTSSQKQPVMMPSRPLGVLGGSVLLRESTTAKVGGNREAKEQGSIGALGTFRGLPPGNSDQSVTITKASASPFAIDSISPLSFSESIITSQDAVAGAEWCSISYQYCVDPNGCPVKLIDTGGTTVWGAAYNAWGGVRELLVGLIENNVRFQGQYFDFESGLAYNRYRYYAQDLGSYISQDPMGQLGGVNIYGYGWNPIANADPLGLMPWPNPTNVGHHLVPQSLARSVGGDVGTYLGTNRNTPTFFFNEPYQSGAHEAIHRAQRPHVGRLQGSWSGTGDELIDASGRGLANVGHIRGDLRIPATGEILARDVTPSQAFEKLKEWFNKARSGC, from the coding sequence ATGAGCACCGCCGCCAAGCATTTCGATCCGCAGTTGGGCATCGACATCCACATGTATGGGGTGCCGCCGTGTCCGCTGCCCACGCCGCATATCGGCATCGTGCTGGACCCGTTCGACTACCTGCCGTTCCTCGGCGCCACGGTCACCGTCAACGGGGTCAAGCGCGCCACCGCCGGCACCGGCGGGCTGGACATCCATATTCCGCTGGGCGTGTGGGCGCCGGAGCTGGCCCTGCCGATGGGGCCGCAGTTCGATGGCGAAGAGATCTTCATGGGCAGCAAGACGGTCACCGCCGATGGCGACCCGTTCTCGCGGCTGGCGGTGCCGGTGCTGGATTGCAATCTCGCCGGGCTGATCCCGCCGTTCCGGTTCAAGAAGCCCAAGAAGCCGCTGCGTTCGCTGTTGCTGCCGACCGGCATCAATGTGGCCATCCCGAGCAACGTGCAAGTGGGCGGGCCACTGACCGTGTCGTGGATGACGCTGGGGTTGCATGCCGGCTTCGCCGCGCTGGGCGCGCTGCGCCGCTCCAAGCTGGGCGTGCGGGCGGCGGAGGCGTTCAAGGGCCTGCGGCAGCGTGTGTTCAAGCACATGGATTCGGGCTTCCTCAAGTGCAAGGTGCTGCGCGCCGAGCCGGTGGACATCCGCGACGGCAGCGTGTCGGTGCAGCACGAGGACTTCGCGATCCCCGGTCGGCTGCCGCTGGCATGGTCGCGCGGCTACGGCTCGGCGCGCGGCGAGGAGGCCGGGGCCTGCGGCCACGGCTGGCAGACGCCGGCCGACATCCGCCTGGAGATCGACGCCGACGGCGTGGTGCTGTTCCACGACGGCCACAGCGTGGCCGTGTTCCCGCAGCTGCCGGACGCCGACGGCGCGCCGGTGTTCGAGTTCGTCGACGGCGCGCGGCTGCTGCGCGAGGGCGCCGACCTGCTGGTGCGGACCAAGTCCGATCTGCGCTACCGCTTCGGCGATGCGCCGGCGGCCGGTGTCGGGGTGCTGCCGCGCGCGCAAACCTTGCCGATCGCGCAGGTCGAGGACGCCTGCGGCAACCATTGGCGCTTCGAGCGCGGCGACGGCCACCTGGTGCGCATCGTCGAACGTGGCGTGGACGGCCTGCAGGGCCGCTTCATCGAGGTGCAGTCGCGGCACGGCCGCATCGACCGCCTGCAACTGCACGATCCGGCCACCGGCCTGACCCATCCGCTGGTGGCCTATCGCTATGTGGAAGGCGATCTGGTCGCCGCCGAGGACGCGCTGGGGGTGCCGCGCACGTTCGCGTACCGCCAGCACCGCATGGTCCGGCATACCGATCGCGTCGGCCTGTCGTTCCACTACGCCTACGACGCGCAGTGGCGGGTGGTGCACGCCTGGGGCGATGGCGGCCTGTACGACTACCGGTTCGCCTACGACGCCCTGCTGCGCGAGACCCAGGTGACCGATTCGCTCGGCCACGTGTCGCTGGTGAAGTTCGACGAGCACCGCCTGCCGCTGTGCGAGATCGATGCGCTGGATGGCGTCACCGTGTTCGCCTACGACGCGGTCGGCCGCACCGTGGCGGTCACCGACGCCGAAGGCCTGCGTACCGAATTCGACTACGACGCGCGCGGCAACCTGCTGCGCCTGCGCCGTCCCGACGGCAGCACGCTGCACCAGGTCTACGACGAGGACGACCGGCTGCTGTCGGTCACCGACCCGGGCGGCCACGCCTGGCACCAGGTGCACGACGCGCGCGGGCTGCTGCAGTCGCAGACCGATCCGCTGGGCGCCACCACGCACTACGACTACGATGCGCAGGGCCTGCTGGTGGCGCAGCGCAACCCGCGCGGCGCGCAGACCGCGCTGGGCTACGACCGCTACGGCCTGCTGGCGTCGCTGCGCGACGCGCTGGGCCACGAGAGCCGCTACGCGCACGACGCGCTGGGGCGGCTGCACCGGCAGATCGATCCGCTGGGCCAGGCCACGCACTACGACTACGACGCCAAGGGCCGGCTGCTGCGCATCCGCTCGGCCGACGGCGGGCAGGTGCAGTGCGATTACGACGCCGAGGGCCAGCTGGTGCGCTACGTGGACGAAGCCGGGGCGCAGACCCGGCTGCACTACGTGGGCATCGGCCAGATCGGCAAGCGCGTGCAGCCGGACGGGCATACGGTGGAATACCGCTACGACAGCGAAGAGCAGCTGGTGGCGGTGATCAACCAGCGCGGCGAACGCTACGAACTCAAGCGCGACGCGCTGGGCCGCATCGTCGAGGAGACGGACTACTGGGGCCAGTCGCGGCACTACCAGTACGACGCCTGCGGCCGCCTGACCGCGACGATCGACCCGCTGGGCCAGCGCATCGGCTTCGCCACCGACCCGCTCGGGCGCATCGTCAAGAAGACCTTGCCGGACGTGCGCGCGCCGGGCCAGCAGGTGCAGGAGCAGTTCGCCTACGACGCGCGCGGGCAGCTGGTGGAACTGCGCAACCGGCATCGCACCGCCACGCGCAGGTTCGATGCGCTGGGGCAGTTGCTGGAAGAAGTGCAGGACGGGTTCCGCGTCGGCTACGGCTACGACGCCGTGGGCAACCGCGTGCTGCGCGAGACCTCGGCGGGCAACCGTATCGCGTTCGGCTACGACCTGCGCGACCAGGTGGTCGAAGTGGCGATCAACGACGACGCGCCGATCGCCATCGAGCGCGATGCGCTGGGGCGCACCACCCGCGAGCAGCTCAGCGCGCACGTGCAGCGCCAGTTCCAGTACGACGGCCGCAGCCTGCTGACCGCGCAGTCGGTGCTCAAGGACGCCGTGCCCCTGTTCGAGACCACCTACGACTACGACCGCGCCGGCAACCTGACCCACCGCCGCGACAGCGTGCAGGGCGTGGACGAATACCGCTACGACGTGCTGGGCCGGCTGCTGCAGCACACCGATCCCAAAGGCAGGATCGAGCGCTTCTTCAACGACCCGGCCGGCGACCGCCTGGCCACGCGCGTGCAGCAGGTGCAGCTGCGCAAGGTGGCCGGCGGCGACGACGACCAGCAGGTGCAGTGGACCCGGGAAGGCAGCTACGCCGGCGTGCACTACGTGTTCGACCGCGCCGGCGACCTGATCCGCAAGGGCAGCCCGACCGGCCCGCAACCCGACGACCTGGAACTGCTTTGGGACGCCAACCACCGCCTGGCCGAAAGCCGCAAGGCCGGTCAGGCCACCCACTACGGCTACGACCCGCTGGGCCGGCGCGTGTTCAAGCGCAACCAGACCCACACCACCTGGTTCTACTGGGACGGCGACGCGCTGCTGGGCGAAGTGAAGCAGGCCCACGACGAACCGGACGCAGCGCGGGTGTGGGTGGGGAATGTGGCTGACTTGATCGAAGCCAAGCGTCGCAAGGAAAAACTCGCGAAGCTGCACGAGCGTACGCGCGAGTACGTTTATTATCCCGACACCTTCATGCCGCTGGCTTTGATCGAGAAAGAATTGCGGTCGGTCCGAGGGGGAATGGGTGCAGTATCGGCAGCGATCCCGGAGAACACAGCGCTGGCGGTCCCGGCAAAGCCCAATGCCGCAGTACCGGTCGATCATTCTTTGCCACTTCCCCCTACAACTACATCGTCACAAAAACAGCCGGTGATGATGCCGTCAAGACCGCTCGGCGTACTTGGCGGTAGCGTGCTGCTGCGGGAGTCCACAACAGCGAAAGTTGGAGGCAACCGTGAGGCTAAGGAGCAAGGGTCCATAGGTGCGCTAGGTACTTTCCGGGGGTTGCCACCTGGCAATTCGGATCAAAGTGTCACAATTACAAAGGCCTCGGCATCTCCATTTGCGATTGATTCGATTAGTCCACTCTCATTCTCTGAATCAATAATAACAAGCCAAGATGCAGTTGCTGGTGCTGAGTGGTGCTCGATCTCCTACCAGTATTGTGTTGATCCTAATGGATGTCCGGTAAAGTTGATTGATACAGGCGGTACGACTGTATGGGGTGCTGCTTATAATGCCTGGGGAGGCGTGCGTGAATTGTTGGTTGGTTTGATTGAAAACAATGTGAGGTTTCAAGGCCAGTATTTCGATTTTGAAAGTGGATTGGCATATAATCGATATCGTTACTATGCTCAAGACTTGGGTTCGTATATAAGCCAGGATCCGATGGGTCAGTTGGGTGGAGTTAATATATATGGGTACGGGTGGAACCCTATCGCGAATGCCGATCCGCTTGGATTAATGCCGTGGCCGAACCCTACGAATGTTGGGCATCATTTGGTGCCTCAGAGCTTAGCTAGATCAGTTGGTGGGGACGTTGGGACATATCTTGGCACCAACCGCAATACTCCTACTTTCTTTTTTAATGAACCCTATCAATCAGGCGCTCATGAAGCTATTCACAGAGCGCAGCGGCCTCATGTTGGAAGGCTTCAGGGATCCTGGAGCGGGACTGGTGATGAGTTAATCGACGCCTCTGGACGGGGGCTAGCGAATGTTGGACATATTAGGGGGGACTTGAGAATACCTGCCACGGGCGAAATCTTGGCGCGCGATGTCACACCATCTCAGGCGTTTGAAAAGCTCAAGGAATGGTTTAATAAAGCTAGAAGTGGATGCTAA
- a CDS encoding type VI secretion system Vgr family protein: MHAEVISSGVAALRLNQDRRLIRVTTALDPHTFIVKRFEGTETVSAPYAFAVDLLSAQRRLELKQLVGQPIQLSLGDEFDDRVVHGYVKEFALIGAEGELAAYRAEVAPWFAFLQYTSNCRIFQDLSVLEIVEQVFGEYPQLADYKYELNAGNFPKLSYCVQYNESDFTFVSRLLEDAGIYYTFVHADGAHTMLLADDSTASTALGEPAPVAFVSDQGVLRTPGLHSWSARRRVGPTAHAVSSFDFKQPRTALSASKARSIPVGALPELERYHYYGAARFADSRVGDALAAIRSEEAVWPTKLFEGAGNSTELQAGGCFTLERHPDFIGRSEDDRQFFVVQLHREGRNNFSSDYSQAEAPTYLCSATALRRKIPYRPLRDTPQQRMPGPQTATVVGPPGEELYADRYGRVKVQFHWDRKGQFRENSSCWIRSASPWAGADMGGVSPPRVGQEVVVDFLDGDPDRPIITGRVFNEDNMPPFGMEVSGLKSKTVKGGGYNEMTMHDTAGGELLNMRAQRDMVTTVLNDQNATVKNNKSTSVAVDHRMDVGSNQSISVGANRGITVTGNDTLGVTGTRSTSVTGAVTETYRAGETKTIAAAGYTETITGNFSTTLTGNYTSQRTGAWKETVTQTSLRQVIGKVTEQLSAGREVSITGLDKRSVQGAVEDANVGARTVSVQGDMEQSITGTHMLMSNGNMTLASGSNLTATVGGAAIEILGEKITISAGGSVIVIDGSGVSVNGSEIKLNC; encoded by the coding sequence GTGCATGCCGAAGTGATATCCAGTGGAGTTGCCGCGCTACGTCTGAACCAGGATCGGCGCCTGATCCGGGTCACCACCGCGCTGGATCCGCACACCTTCATCGTCAAACGCTTCGAAGGCACGGAGACGGTATCGGCGCCCTATGCGTTCGCCGTCGACCTGCTGTCCGCGCAGCGACGCCTGGAACTGAAGCAACTGGTCGGCCAGCCGATCCAGCTCAGCCTGGGCGACGAGTTCGACGACCGCGTCGTGCACGGTTACGTCAAGGAGTTCGCGCTGATCGGCGCCGAAGGCGAATTGGCCGCGTACCGCGCCGAGGTCGCTCCGTGGTTCGCGTTTTTGCAGTACACCAGCAATTGCCGCATCTTCCAGGATCTGAGCGTGCTGGAGATCGTCGAGCAGGTGTTCGGCGAATACCCCCAGCTGGCCGACTACAAGTACGAGTTGAATGCCGGCAACTTCCCCAAGCTGTCGTATTGCGTGCAGTACAACGAATCGGATTTCACCTTCGTCTCCCGCCTGTTGGAGGACGCCGGCATCTACTACACGTTCGTGCACGCCGATGGCGCGCACACGATGCTGCTGGCCGACGATTCCACCGCCTCCACGGCACTGGGCGAGCCGGCGCCTGTGGCGTTCGTGTCCGACCAGGGCGTGCTGCGGACGCCCGGCTTGCACAGCTGGTCGGCGCGGCGCCGGGTCGGCCCCACCGCGCATGCGGTGAGTAGCTTCGATTTCAAGCAGCCGCGTACTGCGCTGTCGGCCAGCAAGGCGCGGTCGATCCCGGTCGGCGCGCTCCCGGAGCTGGAGCGCTACCACTACTACGGCGCGGCGCGTTTCGCCGACAGCCGCGTCGGCGATGCGTTGGCGGCGATCCGTAGCGAGGAAGCGGTGTGGCCCACCAAGTTGTTCGAAGGCGCCGGCAATAGTACCGAGCTGCAGGCCGGAGGGTGTTTCACCCTTGAACGGCATCCAGATTTCATTGGCCGCAGCGAGGACGACCGACAGTTCTTCGTCGTGCAGCTGCATCGCGAAGGCCGCAACAACTTCTCCAGCGACTACAGCCAGGCCGAAGCGCCGACCTATCTCTGCAGCGCCACCGCGCTGCGGCGCAAGATCCCGTACCGGCCGCTGCGCGACACGCCGCAGCAGCGCATGCCCGGCCCGCAGACCGCCACCGTGGTCGGCCCGCCGGGCGAGGAGTTGTACGCCGACCGCTACGGGCGAGTGAAGGTGCAGTTCCACTGGGACCGCAAGGGCCAGTTTCGCGAGAACAGCTCGTGCTGGATCCGTAGCGCCAGTCCGTGGGCTGGCGCCGATATGGGCGGCGTGTCGCCGCCGCGCGTGGGCCAGGAGGTGGTGGTGGATTTCCTCGATGGCGATCCGGACCGGCCGATCATCACCGGCCGCGTGTTCAACGAAGACAACATGCCGCCGTTCGGCATGGAGGTCAGCGGCCTGAAGTCCAAGACGGTCAAAGGCGGCGGCTACAACGAAATGACCATGCACGATACCGCCGGCGGCGAGCTGTTGAACATGCGCGCGCAGCGCGACATGGTCACCACCGTGCTCAACGACCAGAACGCGACGGTGAAGAACAACAAGAGCACCAGCGTGGCGGTCGACCACCGCATGGACGTGGGCTCCAACCAGAGCATCAGCGTCGGCGCCAACCGCGGCATCACCGTGACCGGCAACGACACGCTGGGCGTCACCGGCACGCGCAGCACCAGCGTCACCGGCGCGGTCACCGAGACCTACCGGGCCGGCGAGACCAAGACCATCGCCGCGGCCGGCTACACCGAAACCATCACCGGCAATTTCTCCACCACCCTGACCGGCAACTACACCAGCCAGCGCACCGGCGCGTGGAAGGAGACCGTCACCCAGACCTCGCTGCGCCAGGTGATCGGCAAGGTCACCGAGCAGCTGAGCGCCGGGCGCGAGGTCAGCATCACCGGCCTGGACAAACGCAGTGTGCAGGGCGCCGTGGAGGACGCCAACGTCGGCGCACGCACGGTCAGCGTCCAAGGCGACATGGAGCAGAGCATCACCGGCACCCACATGTTGATGTCCAACGGCAACATGACCCTGGCCTCGGGCAGCAACCTCACCGCGACGGTGGGCGGCGCGGCGATCGAGATCCTCGGCGAGAAGATCACCATTTCCGCCGGCGGTTCGGTGATCGTCATCGACGGCTCCGGGGTGTCGGTCAACGGCTCGGAAATCAAGCTGAACTGCTGA
- a CDS encoding IS5 family transposase yields the protein MKPRKPYSTDISDEEWAFAAPYLTLMDVQAPQRKYELRAMFNALRWIARAGAPWRLLPNDFPPWEAVYQQTQRWLQAGCFEAMVSDLRSLLRVAQGKKGQPSAVIFDARTLQSTCESGPRAGYDGYKRKKGSKVHMAVDTLGHLLAVQVTPANEQERAQVRSLAQEVQHVTGETVKIAFVDQGYTGQEPAQAATEEGIELHVIKLQEAKKGFVLLPRRWVVERSFGWANRFRRLARDYERLPETLAGLHFVVFTILMLGNAATLFQSS from the coding sequence ATGAAGCCTCGTAAGCCTTATTCCACCGATATTTCCGACGAAGAATGGGCCTTTGCGGCTCCCTATTTGACGCTGATGGACGTGCAGGCACCGCAGCGCAAGTATGAGCTACGCGCGATGTTCAACGCACTGCGGTGGATCGCGCGCGCCGGCGCACCATGGCGATTGCTTCCCAACGATTTTCCGCCCTGGGAAGCGGTGTATCAGCAAACACAGCGCTGGCTGCAAGCGGGCTGCTTTGAGGCCATGGTCAGTGATCTGCGCTCACTCTTGCGTGTGGCGCAAGGGAAAAAAGGCCAGCCGAGCGCGGTCATTTTCGATGCTCGCACGCTGCAGTCCACCTGCGAAAGCGGGCCGCGTGCTGGATACGATGGCTATAAACGCAAGAAAGGCAGCAAGGTACACATGGCCGTCGATACGCTTGGACATCTGCTCGCTGTCCAGGTGACGCCGGCTAATGAGCAGGAGCGCGCGCAAGTCCGATCGTTGGCACAAGAGGTACAACACGTGACCGGTGAAACGGTCAAGATCGCCTTTGTTGATCAGGGCTACACCGGTCAAGAACCGGCGCAGGCGGCCACGGAAGAAGGCATTGAGTTGCACGTGATCAAGCTGCAAGAAGCGAAAAAAGGCTTTGTCTTGCTGCCGCGCCGTTGGGTTGTCGAGCGCAGCTTCGGATGGGCCAATCGTTTCAGACGGCTGGCACGCGACTACGAGCGATTGCCGGAAACCTTGGCCGGTTTGCACTTCGTCGTCTTCACGATCCTGATGCTTGGAAATGCAGCCACCCTCTTTCAAAGTTCATAA
- a CDS encoding IS5 family transposase, whose product MKPRKPYSTDISDEEWAFAAPYLTLMDVQAPQRKYELRAMFNALRWIARAGAPWRLLPNDFPPWEAVYQQTQRWLQAGCFEAMVSDLRSLLRVAQGKKGQPSAVIFDARTLQSTCESGPRAGYDGYKRKKGSKVHMAVDTLGHLLAVQVTPANEQERAQVRSLAQEVQHVTGETVKIAFVDQGYTGQEPAQAATEEGIELQVIKLQEAKKGFVLLPRRWVVERSFGWANRFRRLARDYERLPETLAGLHFVVFTILMLGNAATLFQSS is encoded by the coding sequence ATGAAGCCTCGTAAGCCTTATTCCACCGATATTTCCGACGAAGAATGGGCCTTTGCGGCTCCCTATTTGACGCTGATGGACGTGCAGGCACCGCAGCGCAAGTATGAGCTACGCGCGATGTTCAACGCACTGCGGTGGATCGCGCGCGCCGGCGCACCATGGCGATTGCTTCCCAACGATTTTCCGCCCTGGGAAGCGGTGTATCAACAAACACAGCGCTGGCTGCAAGCGGGCTGCTTTGAGGCCATGGTCAGTGATCTGCGCTCACTCTTGCGTGTGGCGCAAGGGAAAAAAGGCCAGCCGAGCGCGGTCATTTTCGATGCTCGCACGCTGCAGTCCACCTGCGAAAGCGGGCCGCGTGCTGGATACGATGGCTATAAACGCAAGAAAGGCAGCAAGGTACACATGGCCGTCGATACGCTTGGACATCTGCTCGCTGTCCAGGTGACGCCGGCTAATGAGCAGGAGCGCGCGCAAGTCCGATCGTTGGCACAAGAGGTACAACACGTGACCGGTGAAACGGTCAAGATCGCCTTTGTTGATCAGGGCTACACCGGTCAAGAACCGGCGCAGGCGGCCACGGAAGAAGGCATTGAGTTGCAAGTGATCAAGCTGCAAGAAGCGAAAAAAGGCTTTGTCTTGCTGCCGCGCCGTTGGGTTGTCGAGCGCAGCTTCGGATGGGCCAATCGTTTCAGACGGCTGGCACGCGACTACGAGCGATTGCCGGAAACCTTGGCCGGTTTGCACTTCGTCGTCTTCACGATCCTGATGCTTGGAAATGCAGCCACCCTCTTTCAAAGTTCATAA
- a CDS encoding LysR substrate-binding domain-containing protein yields the protein MLVAAGYGIGIAPQSCIINARNRGIVMRPILGTPQWSYTCLFRPAAALSPATERFVERASRIAISTESECSRRK from the coding sequence GTGCTCGTAGCCGCGGGATATGGCATCGGTATCGCGCCGCAGAGCTGCATCATCAATGCCCGTAATCGGGGTATCGTAATGCGTCCGATCCTCGGCACTCCGCAATGGTCCTACACCTGTCTTTTTCGGCCTGCAGCTGCTCTCTCGCCTGCAACTGAAAGGTTTGTCGAGCGCGCATCTCGGATTGCAATATCCACTGAAAGCGAATGCTCTCGGCGAAAATAG
- a CDS encoding XVIPCD domain-containing protein — MPTLRPVDRISASVYALAKQNNFSSVDEIALSQRTSAAAAGEKIFILHGASDNPAALRAYMPTKEAIQTPVEQSFEKVQTLQSSGSAQERAQQQPPHQIPEQEARQRTTVPSL; from the coding sequence TTGCCAACGCTGCGGCCTGTTGACCGCATCAGCGCCAGTGTTTACGCGCTCGCCAAGCAAAACAATTTCAGTAGTGTTGACGAAATCGCCCTGAGCCAAAGGACCAGCGCCGCAGCGGCTGGCGAAAAAATCTTCATTCTGCATGGCGCGTCAGACAATCCTGCAGCACTGCGTGCTTACATGCCGACTAAGGAAGCGATACAGACCCCAGTTGAGCAGTCATTCGAAAAGGTGCAAACACTGCAAAGCAGTGGATCGGCACAGGAGCGCGCGCAACAGCAACCTCCACACCAGATCCCGGAGCAGGAAGCACGGCAACGTACAACTGTGCCGTCTTTGTAG
- a CDS encoding IS5 family transposase (programmed frameshift), with amino-acid sequence MRQKTYPSDMSRERFEHILPILEQARKRTKPRRVDMYEVWCAVLYVLRTGCQWRALPSDFPKWRTVHAYFAKWSECDDEGVSLLERALKKSQVGVARQKQERNIFSRFLIVDAQSVKNTDTAGQKGYDAGKKVSGIKRHIAVDTQGLPHAIAVTTAEVTDRKGALQALERCQSNLTHVQSLLCDSGYTGVPFAEGVREILGEQLTVQIAKRSELHTFKVMPKRWIVERSFAWLEKNRRLWKNCERKLNTSLQFIHLAFLALLLKRS; translated from the exons ATGCGCCAAAAAACCTATCCGAGCGACATGAGCCGGGAGCGTTTCGAACACATCCTCCCGATCCTGGAACAAGCGCGCAAGCGCACCAAGCCACGCCGAGTGGATATGTATGAGGTGTGGTGCGCAGTGTTGTACGTGCTGCGAACCGGTTGCCAATGGCGAGCGCTACCCAGCGACTTTCCGAAGTGGCGGACCGTGCACGCGTACTTTGCCAAGTGGAGCGAGTGCGACGATGAAGGAGTGAGCCTGCTGGAGCGGGCGCTCAAAAAATC TCAGGTTGGCGTGGCCCGCCAGAAACAGGAGCGCAACATCTTCAGCAGGTTCTTGATCGTGGACGCGCAGAGCGTCAAGAACACGGACACAGCCGGGCAAAAGGGATATGACGCGGGCAAAAAGGTGTCGGGCATCAAGCGGCATATCGCTGTTGATACCCAGGGGTTGCCCCATGCCATCGCGGTGACGACGGCGGAGGTGACCGACCGCAAAGGTGCGCTGCAGGCGCTGGAGCGCTGTCAGTCAAACTTGACGCATGTACAAAGCCTGCTGTGCGACAGTGGTTACACCGGAGTACCGTTTGCCGAAGGCGTGCGAGAGATTCTAGGCGAGCAGCTCACGGTGCAGATTGCCAAGCGCAGCGAACTGCACACCTTCAAGGTCATGCCCAAGCGCTGGATCGTCGAGCGCAGTTTTGCCTGGCTGGAGAAAAACCGAAGGCTGTGGAAGAACTGCGAGCGCAAACTCAACACCAGCTTGCAGTTCATCCATCTGGCCTTCTTGGCGCTTCTACTCAAAAGATCGTGA
- the pgsA gene encoding CDP-diacylglycerol--glycerol-3-phosphate 3-phosphatidyltransferase, giving the protein MKLTVPTWLTLLRILMIPVLVVVFYLPYTWTNVASAGVFGLAAITDWLDGWVARRYHQYSAFGAFLDPVADKLMVAVALFLIVQGHPTPWMAFWAAVIVGREIAVSALREWMAEIGQRAKVRVAAIGKVKTTAQMVALLCLLYSVTPGQMPTHEIWLGNLVFRAGYWTLAIAALLTLWSGFQYLQAAWPSLRADEKAAISNKPKKIESNS; this is encoded by the coding sequence ATGAAGTTGACCGTCCCCACGTGGCTGACACTGCTGAGGATCTTGATGATCCCGGTGTTGGTCGTGGTGTTCTACTTGCCGTATACGTGGACGAACGTTGCGTCCGCTGGCGTGTTCGGGCTGGCTGCCATCACCGACTGGCTGGATGGGTGGGTCGCGCGGCGTTATCACCAATATTCTGCGTTTGGCGCATTCCTGGACCCGGTGGCCGACAAGCTGATGGTCGCGGTGGCGCTGTTTCTGATCGTACAAGGCCATCCGACGCCGTGGATGGCATTCTGGGCCGCAGTCATCGTCGGGCGCGAAATCGCCGTCTCCGCGCTGCGCGAGTGGATGGCCGAGATCGGCCAGCGCGCCAAGGTGCGCGTTGCGGCGATTGGCAAGGTCAAAACCACCGCGCAAATGGTCGCGTTGCTGTGTTTGCTGTATTCGGTCACGCCAGGGCAAATGCCCACGCATGAAATCTGGCTCGGCAATCTGGTCTTCCGGGCCGGTTATTGGACGCTGGCGATTGCCGCACTGCTGACGCTGTGGTCTGGATTCCAGTATTTGCAGGCAGCATGGCCGAGTCTGCGCGCCGATGAAAAAGCAGCGATCAGCAACAAGCCGAAAAAAATTGAAAGCAACAGTTGA